The following are encoded in a window of Cyprinus carpio isolate SPL01 chromosome B18, ASM1834038v1, whole genome shotgun sequence genomic DNA:
- the LOC109082719 gene encoding ubiquitin-conjugating enzyme E2 Q2 yields MLDQPLPAGPLHPDRKLGTTDEVTSEEEEEEEMGEDIDLEHYEMKEEEPVDGKKSEDDGIEKENLAVLEKIRKNQRQDHLNGAVSGSVQASDRLMKELREIYRSQSYKNGIYSVELVNDSLYEWHVKLRTVDPDSPLHSDLQVLKEKEGMDYILLNFSYKDNFPFDPPFVRVVSPVLSGGYVLGGGALCMELLTKQGWSSAYSIESVIMQINATLVKGKARVQFGANKNQYSLARAQQSYKSLVQIHEKNGWYTPPKEDG; encoded by the exons ATGCTGGACCAGCCTCTTCCTGCAGGACCCCTTCACCCGGACAGAAAG CTTGGGACGACAGATGAGGTCAcgtcagaggaggaggaggaagaggagatggGAGAG gaCATCGATCTGGAGCACTATGAGATGAAAGAGGAGGAGCCGGTGGACGGGAAGAAGTCTGAGGATGATGGGATCGAGAAGGAGAACCTGGCCGTCCTGGAGAAGATCCGCAAGAACCAGCGGCAGGACCACTTGAAT GGCGCCGTGTCTGGATCTGTTCAAGCGTCAGATCGCCTCATGAAGGAGCTCCGGGAGATCTACCGCTCTCAGAGTTACAAAAACG GCATCTACTCCGTGGAGCTGGTCAACGACAGTCTGTACGAGTGGCACGTGAAGCTCAGGAC tgtGGATCCTGACAGTCCTTTACACAGTGACCTGCAGGTGCTGAAGGAAAAGGAAGGCATGGACTACATCCTCCTCAACTTCTCATACAAA GATAACTTCCCCTTTGATCCTCCGTTTGTTCGTGTGGTCTCTCCTGTGCTGTCTGGAGG GTATGTTCTCGGCGGAGGAGCTCTGTGTATGGAGCTGCTCACTAAACAG ggCTGGAGCAGTGCCTACTCCATCGAGTCTGTCATCATGCAGATAAACGCCACTTTAGTCAAAGGAAAGGCAAGAGTGCAGTTCGGAGCCAATAAG AATCAGTACAGTCTCGCCAGAGCGCAGCAGTCGTATAAATCACTGGTGCAGATCCATGAAAAGAACG GCTGGTACACACCGCCCAAAGAGGACGGCTAG